A window from Grus americana isolate bGruAme1 unplaced genomic scaffold, bGruAme1.mat scaffold_75, whole genome shotgun sequence encodes these proteins:
- the LOC129200996 gene encoding electroneutral sodium bicarbonate exchanger 1-like, with product MPLVRQSHRHHRPHSQKHREREKDSAPTEQGYHYTPSQRVQFILGTEEDEQHVPHDLFTELDEICVKEGEDAEWKETARWLKFEEDVEDGGERWSKPYVATLSLHSLSELRSCIINGTVLLDICANSIEEIADMILGPQDQSTEFDEHVRAKVREVLLKKHHHQNEKKRNNLLPIVRSFADVSKKQSDLHLLDKPAQTLTPHPCPTTAEAKNGVNHESNAMDLSKAQLHFMKKIPTGAEASNVLVGELDFLRQPIVAFVRLTPAVLLSGLTEVPIPTRFLFVLLGPEGKAHQYHEIGRSMATIMTDEVFRDVAYKAKNRADLVAGIDEFLDQVTVLPPGEWDPSIRIEPPKNVPSQGKRKMPGALDDSASHSKPEKHSGPELERTGRLFGGLILDVKRKAPWFWSDFRDGLSLQCLASFLFLFCACMSPVITFGGLLGEATDGHISAMESLLGASMTGVVYSPFAGQPLTILGSTGPVLVFEKILYKFCKEYALSYLSLRACIGLWTAFFCIVLVATDASCLVCYITRFTEEAFASLICIIFIYEALEKLSHLRETYPVHMHSKLDFLTVYYCKCEAPSHPSKATLRFWESNEIDVSGIAWENLTVTECRYLHGEFHGPACGRNGPYAPNVLFWCCILFFSTFVLSSFLKKFKSSRYFPTRVRSTISDFAVFLTIVIMVLTDFMTGIPSPKLHIPHTFKPTRDDRGWFINPIGPNPWWTVVAALIPALLCTILIFMDQQITALIVNRKEHRLRKGCGYHLDLFMVAVMLGVCSVMGLPWFVAATVLSITHVNSLKVESGCSAPGEQPKFLGIREQRVTGLMIFVLMGCSVFFTSVLKFIPMPVLYGVFLYMGVSSLRGIQFFDRLKLFGMPAKHQPDFIYLRHVPLRKVHCFTMIQLICLVLLWAIKVSRAAIIFPMMVLALVFVRKVMDFCFSKRELSFLDDLMPESKQKKLDDAKNEAKEEEESQKVMEAAAANWVQLKVGKTSDLDIPQQSSDRTDPSEINIWDEMSKTTVWKTLPMNTETV from the exons ATGCCGCTGGTGAGGCAAAGCCACCGGCATCACCGtccccacagccagaagcaTCGGGAACGGGAGAAGGACTCTGCCCCGACGGAGCAGGGCTACCACT ACACTCCGTCCCAGCGAGTGCAGTTCATCCTCGGGACCGAGGAGGACGAGCAGCACGTTCCCCATGACTTGTTCACCGAGCTGGATGAGATCTGCGTGAAAGAGGGTGAAGATGCCGAGTGGAAGGAAACGGCAAG GTGGCTGAAGTTTGAGGAGGACGTGGAAGACGGCGGCGAGCGCTGGAGCAAGCCCTACGTGGCCACgctgtccttgcacagcctctctgagctgaggAGTTGCATCATCAACGGGACGGTGCTGCTGGACATTTGTGCCAACAGCATCGAAGAGATTGCAG ATATGATCCTGGGCCCGCAAGACCAGTCCACGGAGTTTGACGAGCACGTGCGGGCAAAAGTTCGAGAAGTCCTACTGAAGAAGCATCACcatcagaatgagaagaaaagaaacaaccttctTCCCATCGTCCGCTCGTTTGCTGATGTGAGCAAGAAGCAGTCAGACCTGCACCTCCTTGACAAGCCAG cCCAAACACTCACCCCGCATCCTTGTCCTACCActgcagaagctaaaaatgGGGTGAACCATGAGAGCAACGCGATGGACTTAAGCAAG gcgcagctgcatttcatgaagaaaattcccACCGGGGCTGAAGCATCCAACGTGCTCGTAGGAGAGCTGGATTTCCTTCGCCAGCCCATCGTGGCATTTGTCCGCCTGACCCCGGCTGTCCTCCTCTCGGGCCTGACGGAAGTTCCCATCCCAACAAG gttcctgtttgttttgcttggaccagaaggcaaagcccatcAGTACCATGAGATCGGCAGGTCCATGGCTACTATCATGACGGATGAG GTTTTCCGTGACGTTGCCTATAAAGCCAAGAACCGGGCTGACCTCGTGGCCGGCATCGACGAGTTTCTGGATCAGGTCACGGTCTTGCCGCCAGGAGAATGGGATCCATCGATCCGAATCGAGCCCCCGAAAAACGTCCCTtcgcag ggaaaaaggaagatgccaggagctctcgatgacagtgcttctcacagcaagccagagaaacacagtggtcCTGAACTGGAGCGCACGGGAAG gctctTTGGAGGTTTGATCCTGGACGTGAAGCGCAAAGCCCCGTGGTTCTGGAGCGACTTTCGGGATGGTCTGAGCCTGCAGTGTCTggcgtccttcctcttcctcttctgtgcctgcatgtCCCCTGTCATCACCTTCGGGGGACTGCTGGGGGAGGCGACCGACGGCCACATC AGTGCCATGGAGTCACTGCTGGGCGCATCCATGACCGGCGTGGTGTATTCCCCCTTTGCTGGCCAACCTCTCACCATCCTCGGCAGCACTGGACCCGTCCTCGTGTTCGAAAAGATCCTCtacaaattctgcaa GGAGTACGCGCTCTCCTATCTCTCTCTGCGGGCCTGCATCGGGCTGTGGACTGCCTTCTTCTGCATAGTGCTGGTGGCCACCGATGCCAGCTGTTTGGTGTGCTACATCACCCGCTTCACCGAAGAAGCCTTCGCCTCcctcatctgcatcatcttcatctacgaggctctggagaagctgagtcaCCTGCGAGAGACCTAccctgtgcacatgcacagcaagctcGACTTCCTCACCGTCTACTa ctgtaagTGTGAGGCACCAAGCCATCCCAGCAAGGCAACCCTGCGTTTCTGGGAGAGCAACGAGATCGACGTGTCTGGCATCGCCTGGGAAAACCTCACGGTGACT gaatgTCGGTATTTGCATGGAGAGTTTCACGGACCTGCCTGTGGACGCAATGGCCCCTACGCGCCTAATGTCCTCTTCTGGTGCtgcatcctcttcttctccacctttGTCCTGTCGAGCTTCttgaagaagtttaaaagcagccgTTACTTCCCAACCAGA GTGCGGTCCACAATaagtgactttgctgttttcctcaccatCGTCATCATGGTGCTCACTGACTTCATGACTGGGATCCCGTCACCGAAGCTCCACATCCCCCATACGTTCAAG CCTACCAGAGACGACCGCGGGTGGTTCATCAACCCCATAGGACCCAACCCTTGGTGGACGGTGGTGGCTGcgctcatcccagctctgctttgcaccatcTTGATATTCATGGACCAGCAGATCACGGCTCTTATCGTGAACaggaaggagcacaggctgagg AAAGGATGCGGGTACCACCTGGACCTCTTCATGGTGGCCGTGATGCTGGGGGTGTGCTCCGTGATGGGGCTGCCGTGGTTTGTGGCTGCGACCGTCCTGTCCATCACCCACGTGAATAGCCTCAAAGTAGagtctggctgctcagctccaggagaaCAGCCCAAGTTTCTGGGGATACGAGAGCAGAGAGTCACTGGCTTGATGATCTTTGTGCTAATGGGCTGCTCAGTCTTCTTCACTTCGGTGTTaaag tttATACCAATGCCTGTGCTTTATGGCGTCTTTCTCTACATGGGTGTGTCGTCGCTCAGAGGAATTCAG ttcttcgATCGCTTGAAGCTGTTTGGGATGCCGGCGAAACACCAGCCGGATTTCATCTACCTGCGGCACGTCCCCTTGCGAAAGGTGCATTGCTTCACCATGATCCAGCTGATCTGCCTCGTCCTGCTCTGGGCCATCAAGGTGTCGCGTGCCGCCATCATCTTCCCCATGATG GTTTTGGCTCTCGTTTTTGTCCGGAAAGTGATGGATTTCTGCTTCTCGAAGCGAGAGCTCAGCTTTCTGGATGACCTTatgccagaaagcaagcagaagaagtTGGACGATgccaaaaatgaagccaaagaagaagag GAGTCCCAGAAGGtgatggaagctgctgctgcaaattggGTTCAACTGAAAGTGGGGAAGACCAGCGACTTGGAtatcccacagcaaagcagcgaCAG gacCGATCCTTCCGAGATTAATATCTGGGATGAAATGTCGAAAACGACCGTGTGGAAGACTCTCcctatgaacacagaaacagtctga